A region of Myxococcus stipitatus DSM 14675 DNA encodes the following proteins:
- a CDS encoding family 20 glycosylhydrolase translates to MKRLLTSLVVMSLFLTGCRNPTELAVEWVPVDNSVGSWKFFRSEFTLQNKGSRELGSSGWKLYFSFVRRILDDGEGDETGIQALAAQGIRISKASDAKSGDYWVLEPLPNFVPVKPGQKRTVSVLASDWAILKADAPAAFHVVFEGGPFQDDLSVAVPATVKLNAADPKQTTRFEGDVMPVQTPGLRYAENPSFQSLDLKARLLPSPRDVVVGEGRVALRGSVAIGHAPGLTGEAAYLAAALGDVLASPITTRESGQDDGRDTIHLSIDASLDVDGDGAKDAEGYSLKVDDRGVSVVGADAAGVFYGIQTLRQLVPAEAYQASANPAERLTEVTLPEVHITDVPGFSYRGMSLDVSRHFQTKQTVKKLLDVLSHYKVNALHLRLADDEGWRIEIPGIPELTTYGSKRGYDLKETSMLQMGMGSGNDLDSGDRVAFKARTATEANGGVAPRFQGFEQATLNFVGDGSGYYTVKDYEEILAYAAERHIDVIPEIDMPGHARAAVKSMEHRYHTLKDTDPVRAAEYRLVDPADTSKHTSVQMYTDNFVNPCLETTYAFLTKVAQELKARHDAVPGAKLVAVHAGGDELPSLAGNVWWQGSPLCKANPETRELSDTQLFNRFFQRWGGIITATGAAATGWDDIIHHGLTLPGFIPMPWSNVWGWGREDDAYKYANQGYRVILSHATNLYMDLAYNKDPDEPGYYWANFVDEKKTFEYRPFDVYVNGTHDRMGNAIDPGTWATKEKLTAEGRKNIIGMHGLLFGENLKSPQVMEYLAFPKILGVAERAWNPDLPAPDQMPALWARFANSLGQAVLPRLSAYRPVDLRGELTGSVGVNYRIPLPGAQRSGGKVHANVRYPGFAIEYSVNGGRTWSTYSKAFSASGRVLLRARASDGRTSREVELN, encoded by the coding sequence ATGAAACGCCTTTTGACGAGTCTCGTGGTGATGTCGTTGTTCCTGACCGGCTGTCGCAACCCGACGGAGCTCGCCGTCGAGTGGGTGCCGGTGGACAACTCGGTGGGAAGCTGGAAGTTCTTCCGCTCGGAGTTCACGCTCCAGAACAAGGGCTCACGGGAGCTGGGCTCGAGCGGATGGAAGCTCTACTTCAGCTTCGTCCGCCGCATCCTCGACGACGGGGAGGGGGACGAGACCGGCATCCAGGCGCTCGCGGCACAGGGCATCCGCATCTCGAAGGCGAGTGACGCGAAGAGCGGCGACTACTGGGTCTTGGAGCCGCTCCCTAACTTCGTCCCGGTCAAGCCGGGGCAGAAGCGCACGGTGTCGGTGCTGGCCTCCGACTGGGCCATCCTCAAGGCCGACGCCCCGGCCGCGTTCCACGTCGTCTTCGAGGGCGGCCCCTTCCAGGACGACCTCTCCGTCGCGGTGCCCGCCACCGTGAAGCTGAACGCGGCGGACCCGAAGCAGACCACGCGCTTCGAGGGCGACGTGATGCCCGTGCAGACGCCGGGCCTGCGCTACGCGGAGAACCCGTCCTTCCAGTCGTTGGACCTGAAGGCGCGGTTGCTCCCCTCGCCGCGCGACGTGGTGGTGGGAGAGGGCCGCGTGGCGCTCCGGGGCTCGGTGGCCATCGGCCACGCGCCGGGGCTGACGGGGGAGGCGGCCTACCTGGCCGCCGCGCTCGGAGACGTGCTCGCTTCTCCCATCACCACGCGCGAGTCGGGCCAGGACGACGGCCGCGACACCATCCACCTGAGCATCGACGCCTCGCTCGACGTGGACGGGGACGGCGCGAAGGACGCGGAAGGGTACTCGCTGAAGGTGGATGACCGCGGCGTGTCGGTGGTGGGCGCCGACGCGGCGGGGGTCTTCTACGGCATCCAGACGCTGCGGCAGTTGGTGCCGGCGGAGGCATACCAGGCCTCCGCGAATCCGGCGGAGCGGCTGACGGAGGTGACGCTCCCGGAGGTGCACATCACCGACGTGCCGGGCTTCTCCTACCGGGGCATGAGCCTGGATGTCTCGCGGCACTTCCAGACGAAGCAGACGGTGAAGAAGCTGCTGGACGTGCTGTCTCACTACAAGGTGAACGCACTGCACCTGCGGCTCGCGGACGACGAGGGGTGGCGCATCGAGATTCCGGGCATCCCGGAGCTGACCACCTACGGTTCGAAGCGCGGCTATGACCTGAAGGAGACGTCCATGCTCCAGATGGGCATGGGCAGCGGCAATGACCTGGACTCCGGCGACCGCGTGGCCTTCAAGGCCCGCACGGCCACCGAGGCCAACGGAGGCGTGGCGCCGCGCTTTCAGGGCTTCGAGCAGGCGACGCTCAACTTCGTCGGCGACGGCAGCGGCTACTACACGGTGAAGGACTACGAGGAGATTCTCGCGTACGCGGCCGAGCGTCACATCGACGTGATTCCTGAAATCGACATGCCCGGACATGCCCGTGCCGCGGTGAAGTCGATGGAGCATCGCTACCACACGCTCAAGGACACGGACCCGGTGCGCGCGGCGGAGTACCGGCTGGTGGACCCGGCGGACACGTCGAAACACACCAGCGTGCAGATGTACACGGACAACTTCGTCAACCCGTGCCTCGAGACGACGTATGCGTTCCTGACCAAGGTGGCGCAGGAGCTGAAGGCCCGGCACGACGCGGTTCCGGGCGCGAAGCTGGTGGCCGTCCACGCCGGTGGTGACGAGCTGCCGTCGCTGGCGGGCAACGTCTGGTGGCAGGGCTCGCCGTTGTGCAAGGCGAACCCGGAGACACGGGAGCTGAGCGACACGCAGCTCTTCAACCGCTTCTTCCAGCGCTGGGGCGGCATCATCACCGCGACGGGCGCGGCGGCGACGGGCTGGGACGACATCATCCACCACGGGCTCACCCTGCCGGGCTTCATTCCCATGCCGTGGAGCAATGTCTGGGGTTGGGGCCGCGAGGATGACGCGTACAAGTACGCGAACCAGGGGTATCGCGTGATTCTGTCGCACGCGACGAACCTCTACATGGATCTGGCCTACAACAAGGACCCGGACGAGCCGGGCTACTACTGGGCCAACTTCGTCGACGAGAAGAAGACCTTCGAGTACCGGCCGTTCGACGTGTACGTCAATGGCACGCATGACCGGATGGGCAACGCCATCGACCCGGGCACCTGGGCCACCAAGGAGAAGCTCACGGCGGAGGGCCGCAAGAACATCATCGGCATGCACGGGCTCCTCTTCGGCGAGAACCTCAAGTCGCCGCAGGTGATGGAGTACCTGGCGTTCCCGAAGATTCTCGGCGTGGCGGAGCGCGCGTGGAACCCGGACCTGCCCGCGCCCGACCAGATGCCCGCGCTGTGGGCCCGCTTCGCCAACAGCCTGGGCCAGGCCGTGCTGCCTCGGCTGAGCGCCTACCGCCCGGTGGACCTGCGCGGCGAGCTGACCGGGAGCGTCGGCGTGAACTACCGCATCCCGCTGCCGGGGGCGCAGCGCTCGGGCGGGAAGGTGCACGCCAACGTGCGCTACCCGGGCTTCGCCATCGAGTACTCCGTGAATGGTGGACGCACCTGGTCGACGTACTCGAAGGCCTTCAGCGCCTCGGGCCGCGTGCTCTTGCGCGCCCGGGCGAGCGATGGCCGGACCAGTCGTGAGGTCGAGCTGAACTGA
- a CDS encoding carbohydrate porin, whose translation MGSSRLWLLALAVMLSLPARAQSLSERLDFSMYGRVGVGWAPTSGEFIQGKTFNLTGRSVGGRLEEGDYLELTMKFHLLKPAADAGPDAPYAYAVLTPAMWADNGLFIGLTSNRFSSTLATELGEAYVAAGNIVVPGLRFWGGVRFYRGTNVYLADYWYFNNLSSQGVGVGYGPLELAVLLQTSASLSEYVVDVDGDGKPDRRRQRTVVVGQYVKNFEAKHSLHLLAEFHRLPETTLSGSNNTAVQPADQGAVLGAKFHMDMGNGSFNDTSVRFGSRIANGSLGGVPTWNTYGLAAPNGRFSGAYGVEVVNHMLYNINPLVSVNAYGTLHAGRGASGAEADRYVEYAVGAQSTLYLHDQFHLVNEASFQGFRQGQQKYATVTKLSLVPTLVPTGKRDVWARPHLRLFYTLAIHNQAAVDRLISPYLQSVGDSRVGHYLGARVEWWL comes from the coding sequence GTGGGTTCCTCGCGCCTGTGGCTGCTGGCGCTCGCAGTGATGTTGTCGCTCCCCGCGCGGGCTCAATCCCTGTCGGAGCGGCTGGACTTCTCCATGTATGGCCGCGTCGGGGTGGGCTGGGCGCCCACGAGCGGTGAGTTCATCCAGGGAAAGACTTTCAACCTCACGGGGCGCTCCGTGGGTGGCCGCCTGGAGGAGGGCGACTACCTGGAGCTCACCATGAAGTTCCACCTGCTCAAGCCCGCCGCGGACGCGGGCCCGGACGCGCCCTATGCCTACGCGGTGCTGACGCCGGCGATGTGGGCAGACAACGGCCTCTTCATCGGCCTGACGAGCAACCGCTTCAGCTCGACGCTGGCCACGGAGCTGGGTGAGGCGTACGTCGCGGCGGGCAACATCGTGGTCCCCGGCCTGCGGTTCTGGGGCGGCGTGCGCTTCTACCGCGGCACCAACGTGTACCTGGCGGACTACTGGTACTTCAACAACCTGTCCTCGCAGGGCGTGGGCGTGGGCTACGGCCCGCTGGAGCTGGCGGTGCTGCTCCAGACGTCCGCCAGCCTGTCCGAGTACGTGGTGGACGTGGACGGTGACGGCAAGCCGGACCGCCGCCGCCAGCGCACGGTGGTGGTGGGCCAGTACGTGAAGAACTTCGAGGCCAAGCACTCGCTGCACCTCTTGGCGGAGTTCCACCGGCTGCCGGAGACGACCCTCTCCGGCTCCAACAACACGGCCGTCCAGCCCGCGGACCAGGGCGCCGTCCTGGGCGCGAAGTTCCACATGGACATGGGCAACGGCAGCTTCAACGACACCTCCGTGCGCTTCGGCAGCCGCATCGCCAACGGCAGCCTGGGCGGTGTTCCCACCTGGAACACCTACGGCCTGGCCGCGCCCAACGGCCGCTTCTCCGGCGCGTACGGCGTGGAGGTGGTGAACCACATGCTCTACAACATCAACCCGCTGGTGAGCGTGAATGCCTACGGCACCCTGCACGCGGGCCGAGGCGCGAGCGGCGCGGAGGCCGACCGGTATGTCGAGTACGCGGTGGGCGCGCAGAGCACGCTGTACCTCCACGACCAGTTCCACCTGGTCAACGAGGCCAGCTTCCAGGGCTTCCGCCAGGGTCAGCAGAAGTACGCGACGGTGACGAAGCTGTCGCTGGTGCCCACGCTGGTCCCCACCGGCAAGCGCGACGTCTGGGCGCGTCCCCACCTGCGCCTGTTCTACACGCTGGCCATCCACAACCAGGCCGCCGTGGACCGTCTCATCTCGCCGTACCTCCAGTCCGTCGGCGACTCGCGCGTGGGCCACTACCTGGGCGCTCGCGTCGAGTGGTGGCTCTAG
- the nagE gene encoding N-acetylglucosamine-specific PTS transporter subunit IIBC — MSNSFAGVQQLGRALMLPIAVLPIAGLLLRLGQPDLLNVAFVAAAGDAIFSHLGLLFAVGVAVGFAKENHGAAALAGAVGYFIVIEGTKVMVSAPADMLAGLDGAARDLALVNFKAKLASKISTPVGILSGITAGLLYNRFKDMKLPDYLAFFGGRRFVPIITGFVCLGYALAFGIGWPVVEAGLDGASRAVVSAGSLGLFLYGFFNRLLIVTGLHHIINNLAWFVIGDFNGATGDLKRFFAGDPSAGAMMAGFFPVMMFGLPAACLAMYHAAPKKNRAKVGGVLLSMALTAALTGVTEPVEFAFMFLAPPLYLLHAVLTGLSHVIMNLLNVKLGFGFSAGLFDYVLNYKLATQPLLLLPVGFAYAGVYYGVFRFVIARFNLKTLGREDETEASVDSGAVAPGLPVPALARGEAYLRALGGFGNLKEVDACTTRLRLQVVDSERVDESALKQLGARGVLRPAKGSVQVIIGPEADQLATEVKRALQNAAAPAGSEHRVLARAMLDALGGASNVRVVDSCTTRVRLSVADSHLVNDAKLQGLGTRGVVKPVNGSVQVILGPTAERVADELRSML; from the coding sequence GTGAGCAACTCGTTTGCTGGAGTGCAGCAGCTCGGGCGCGCGTTGATGCTGCCCATTGCCGTGCTACCCATCGCGGGCCTCTTGCTGCGCTTGGGACAGCCGGACTTGTTGAACGTGGCGTTCGTCGCCGCGGCGGGAGACGCCATCTTCTCCCACCTCGGCTTGTTGTTCGCCGTGGGCGTGGCGGTGGGCTTCGCCAAGGAGAACCACGGCGCCGCGGCGCTCGCGGGCGCGGTGGGCTACTTCATCGTCATCGAAGGCACCAAGGTGATGGTCTCCGCTCCCGCCGACATGCTGGCGGGCCTGGACGGCGCCGCTCGTGATTTGGCCCTGGTGAACTTCAAGGCCAAGCTGGCGTCGAAAATCAGCACCCCCGTGGGCATCCTCTCCGGCATCACCGCGGGCCTGCTCTACAACCGCTTCAAGGACATGAAGCTGCCGGACTACCTGGCGTTCTTCGGCGGACGCCGGTTCGTCCCCATCATCACCGGCTTCGTGTGTCTGGGATATGCCCTGGCGTTTGGTATTGGCTGGCCCGTCGTGGAGGCGGGGCTGGACGGCGCCTCCCGCGCGGTGGTGTCCGCCGGCAGCCTGGGCCTGTTCCTGTATGGCTTCTTCAACCGGCTGCTCATCGTCACGGGCCTGCACCACATCATCAACAACCTGGCCTGGTTCGTGATTGGCGACTTCAACGGCGCCACGGGGGACTTGAAGCGCTTCTTCGCCGGAGACCCGTCCGCGGGCGCGATGATGGCGGGCTTCTTCCCGGTGATGATGTTCGGCCTGCCGGCGGCGTGTCTGGCCATGTACCACGCGGCGCCCAAGAAGAACCGCGCCAAGGTGGGCGGCGTCCTGCTCTCCATGGCGCTCACCGCGGCGCTGACGGGGGTCACCGAGCCGGTGGAGTTCGCCTTCATGTTCCTGGCGCCGCCGCTCTACCTGCTGCACGCGGTCCTCACGGGCCTGTCGCACGTCATCATGAACCTGCTCAACGTGAAGCTGGGCTTCGGCTTCTCCGCGGGTCTCTTCGACTACGTGCTCAACTACAAGCTGGCCACGCAGCCGCTGCTGCTCCTGCCGGTGGGCTTCGCCTACGCGGGCGTCTACTACGGCGTGTTCCGCTTCGTCATCGCCCGCTTCAACCTCAAGACGCTGGGCCGCGAGGACGAGACGGAAGCCTCGGTCGACTCGGGCGCGGTGGCACCGGGGCTTCCCGTGCCGGCGCTGGCCCGGGGCGAGGCGTACCTGCGCGCGCTCGGGGGCTTCGGCAACCTGAAGGAAGTGGATGCCTGCACCACGCGGCTGCGCCTCCAGGTGGTGGACAGCGAGCGGGTGGACGAGTCCGCGCTCAAGCAGCTCGGCGCCCGAGGCGTGCTGCGCCCGGCGAAGGGCAGCGTGCAGGTCATCATCGGACCCGAGGCGGACCAGCTGGCCACGGAGGTCAAGCGCGCCCTCCAGAACGCCGCGGCCCCCGCGGGCTCCGAGCACCGCGTGCTGGCGCGCGCCATGCTGGACGCGCTGGGCGGCGCGAGCAACGTGCGCGTCGTGGACAGCTGCACCACCCGCGTGCGGCTGAGCGTCGCGGACTCCCATCTGGTGAATGACGCGAAGCTCCAGGGCTTGGGAACGCGGGGCGTCGTGAAGCCCGTCAATGGCAGTGTGCAGGTCATCCTGGGGCCCACCGCGGAACGTGTCGCGGATGAGCTCCGCTCGATGCTCTAG
- the ptsP gene encoding phosphoenolpyruvate--protein phosphotransferase yields the protein MNPGPSLKLVSASPPPATLTLASPLSGWAARLEEVPDPAFAQRLAGDGVVVDPTSTELRAPCDGVVISVHASRHACTVRAETGAEILLHIGIDTVELRGEGFTAHVQAGQRVRAGDVLIGFDLDLLARKARSLQTVMLVVNAEGYTVTERVEGRSVSVGEPLFSVSGNASAPVAQEPGAESGATRQVRLLIAHGLHARPAASFAQRARLHPGVVRVLCQGRTANGKSVSALMGLGATHGDLLTLQVDGDAAEHVAQELAEWVASGLGDPTSAVAEPVVTAHGVKPMPVAVPIFQPGKELLLEGVVASPGSAVGRAVRVVDLPVDLPEQGQGVAREEQRLTEALARVRRELEDSMAGAPGGGGARVEIFRAHLALLEDPELADAAGKEITAGRSAAWAWRTVMERQAAVLLGLEDARLAERAGDLHDLARRVVAVLTGEASSRVPSVLPPEAILIADELLPSELASLEPHRIAGICTARGGPTSHVAILAAGMGLPAVVAMGNQVLAIPEGAPLVLDGDRGEVRVFPTEETREATRRAMQARAAHRRAHLATAHEDCRTADGVRIEVVANLGRPGEAVTARDKGAEGCGLLRTEFLFLERVRAPSEDEQLARYQEIADAMGGRHVVIRTLDVGGDKPLAYLPLPHEDNPVLGLRGVRVSLREPELLRTQLRAILRVRPAGVCRIMVPMVTTRAELRAVRAMVDAERQALGISTPVLVGAMVEVPAAAVLADQLAADADFLSIGTNDLTQYVLAVDRGNPHLAARLDGLHPGVLRLVAKTVEGARLRGRPVAVCGGVASEPRAAPLLIGLGVTELSATPAVVPDLKAFIRTLSLPRCEQVAREALKLESAEAVRALVSSTWPGL from the coding sequence ATGAACCCCGGACCTTCGCTCAAGCTCGTCTCCGCGTCTCCTCCGCCCGCCACGCTGACGCTTGCCTCGCCCCTCTCCGGCTGGGCCGCGCGGCTGGAGGAGGTGCCCGACCCGGCCTTCGCCCAGCGCCTCGCGGGGGACGGCGTCGTGGTGGACCCGACGTCCACCGAGCTGCGCGCGCCGTGTGACGGCGTCGTCATCTCCGTCCATGCCTCCCGGCATGCGTGCACGGTGCGCGCGGAGACGGGCGCGGAGATTCTCCTGCACATCGGCATCGACACGGTGGAGCTGCGCGGCGAGGGCTTCACCGCGCACGTCCAGGCCGGTCAGCGGGTCCGCGCGGGCGACGTGCTGATTGGCTTCGACCTGGACCTGCTCGCGCGCAAGGCGCGCAGCCTCCAGACGGTCATGCTGGTGGTCAACGCGGAGGGCTACACCGTCACGGAGCGCGTGGAGGGGCGCTCGGTCTCCGTGGGGGAGCCGCTGTTCTCCGTCTCTGGCAATGCCAGCGCTCCCGTGGCGCAGGAGCCCGGGGCGGAGAGCGGAGCGACGCGGCAGGTGCGCCTGCTCATCGCGCACGGCCTGCACGCGCGGCCCGCCGCCTCCTTCGCCCAGCGCGCCCGCCTCCACCCGGGCGTGGTGCGGGTCTTGTGTCAGGGCCGCACGGCGAATGGAAAGAGCGTCTCCGCGCTCATGGGTCTGGGGGCCACGCATGGCGACCTGCTCACGCTCCAGGTCGATGGGGACGCGGCGGAGCACGTCGCGCAGGAGCTGGCGGAGTGGGTGGCGAGCGGACTGGGAGACCCCACGTCCGCCGTCGCCGAGCCGGTGGTCACCGCGCACGGCGTGAAGCCCATGCCCGTCGCCGTCCCCATCTTCCAGCCGGGCAAGGAGCTGCTGCTCGAGGGCGTCGTCGCTTCGCCCGGCTCCGCGGTGGGCCGCGCGGTGCGCGTCGTGGACCTGCCCGTGGACCTGCCGGAGCAGGGACAGGGCGTGGCGCGCGAGGAGCAGCGCTTGACGGAGGCGCTCGCGCGGGTGCGCCGTGAGCTCGAGGACTCCATGGCGGGGGCCCCCGGCGGCGGCGGCGCGCGCGTGGAGATCTTCCGTGCGCACCTGGCGCTCCTGGAGGACCCGGAGCTCGCCGATGCCGCGGGCAAGGAAATCACCGCCGGGCGCTCCGCGGCCTGGGCCTGGCGCACGGTGATGGAGCGACAGGCCGCCGTGCTGCTGGGGCTGGAGGATGCGCGGCTGGCCGAGCGCGCGGGTGACCTGCACGACCTGGCTCGCCGGGTCGTCGCCGTGCTGACGGGTGAGGCCAGCTCGCGAGTGCCGTCGGTGCTGCCGCCCGAGGCCATCCTGATCGCCGACGAGCTGCTGCCGTCCGAGCTGGCCTCGCTGGAGCCGCACCGCATCGCCGGCATCTGCACCGCGCGGGGCGGGCCCACCTCCCACGTGGCCATCCTCGCGGCGGGCATGGGCCTGCCCGCGGTGGTGGCCATGGGGAACCAGGTGCTGGCCATCCCCGAGGGCGCGCCGCTGGTGCTCGATGGAGACCGGGGCGAGGTGCGCGTCTTCCCGACCGAGGAGACGCGCGAGGCCACCCGCCGCGCGATGCAGGCGCGCGCCGCCCACCGCCGCGCGCACCTGGCCACGGCGCATGAGGACTGTCGCACCGCGGATGGCGTGCGCATCGAAGTCGTCGCGAACCTGGGCCGGCCGGGTGAGGCCGTCACGGCGCGCGACAAGGGCGCGGAGGGCTGTGGCCTGCTCCGCACGGAGTTCCTCTTCCTGGAGCGCGTGCGCGCGCCCAGCGAGGACGAGCAGCTGGCGCGCTATCAGGAGATCGCCGACGCGATGGGCGGACGCCACGTCGTCATCCGCACGCTGGACGTCGGCGGGGACAAGCCGCTGGCGTACCTGCCGCTGCCGCACGAGGACAACCCGGTGCTGGGCCTGCGCGGGGTGCGCGTGTCGCTGCGGGAGCCGGAGCTGCTGCGCACGCAGCTGCGCGCCATCCTCCGCGTCCGGCCCGCGGGGGTCTGCCGCATCATGGTGCCGATGGTGACCACCCGCGCGGAGCTGCGCGCCGTGCGCGCCATGGTGGACGCCGAGCGCCAGGCGCTGGGCATCTCCACGCCCGTGTTGGTGGGGGCGATGGTGGAGGTGCCCGCGGCGGCGGTGCTCGCGGACCAGCTCGCTGCGGACGCGGACTTCCTGTCCATCGGCACCAATGACCTCACGCAGTACGTGCTGGCCGTGGACCGCGGCAATCCGCACCTGGCCGCGCGGCTGGATGGCCTGCACCCGGGCGTGCTGCGGCTGGTGGCGAAGACGGTGGAGGGCGCGCGTCTGCGCGGACGGCCGGTGGCGGTGTGCGGCGGCGTGGCGTCGGAGCCTCGGGCGGCGCCGCTGCTCATCGGGCTGGGCGTCACGGAGCTTTCCGCCACGCCCGCGGTCGTCCCCGACCTGAAGGCGTTCATTCGCACGTTGTCGTTGCCCCGCTGCGAGCAGGTGGCGCGCGAGGCCCTGAAGCTGGAGAGCGCGGAGGCGGTCCGCGCTCTGGTGTCGAGCACCTGGCCTGGGCTCTGA
- a CDS encoding N-acetylmuramic acid 6-phosphate etherase, which produces MARRFQGLDTWGTTEMLEALWGGQSRAVAACLPALPSLSPAVDAAVERLSRGEGRLVYAGAGSSGVLAALDALELGPTFDWPTSRLGVLMAGGLDLTRGFDGGAEDDEEAGREKARAAELGPEDVVLGVSASGHSAFTVGVLDVARSRDALTVALVCRARSALAKVAAYEVVVATGAEVIAGSTRLGAGTAQKVMLNLFSTSVMAGLGHVFDNLMVDVRPENAKLRQRCVAMVSRLAKVDEARAAAALTIHGSVKRAVLGLAGLDEARTDAVLTRAGGNLRRALAALTSEEADPS; this is translated from the coding sequence ATGGCTCGTCGCTTCCAGGGGTTGGACACCTGGGGCACGACCGAGATGCTGGAGGCGCTCTGGGGCGGTCAGTCCCGGGCGGTGGCGGCCTGCTTGCCGGCGCTGCCCTCGCTGAGCCCCGCGGTGGACGCCGCGGTGGAGCGGCTGTCCCGAGGCGAGGGCCGGCTGGTGTACGCGGGCGCGGGTTCCTCCGGGGTGCTGGCGGCGCTGGACGCGCTGGAGCTGGGCCCCACGTTCGACTGGCCCACCTCGCGCCTGGGCGTGCTGATGGCGGGCGGGCTGGACCTCACGCGGGGCTTCGACGGCGGCGCGGAGGATGACGAGGAGGCGGGCCGCGAGAAGGCGCGCGCGGCGGAGCTGGGGCCGGAGGACGTGGTGTTGGGCGTCTCCGCCAGCGGGCACAGCGCCTTCACGGTGGGCGTGCTGGATGTCGCGCGCAGCCGGGACGCGCTCACGGTGGCGCTGGTGTGCCGGGCGCGCTCCGCGCTGGCGAAGGTCGCCGCGTACGAAGTCGTCGTGGCCACCGGCGCGGAGGTCATCGCGGGCTCCACGCGGCTGGGCGCGGGCACGGCGCAGAAGGTGATGCTGAACCTCTTCTCCACGTCCGTGATGGCGGGGCTGGGGCACGTCTTCGACAACCTCATGGTCGACGTGAGACCGGAGAACGCGAAGCTGCGTCAGCGCTGCGTGGCCATGGTCTCCCGGCTGGCGAAGGTGGACGAGGCCCGCGCCGCCGCGGCGCTCACGATTCATGGCTCCGTCAAGCGCGCGGTGCTGGGCCTGGCGGGCCTGGACGAGGCGCGCACGGACGCTGTCCTGACTCGCGCCGGGGGAAACCTCCGGCGTGCCCTGGCCGCGCTCACCTCGGAGGAGGCAGACCCCTCATGA
- a CDS encoding GntR family transcriptional regulator, with the protein MDTRRADPFDKGAISSTLPMPLYLQLARHLRGLIVGGQLGHLDALPGERELVEKFGVSRVTVRKALRELQTEGLLQQRQGAGTFVNRVPYVEQRLSSLTSFSDDMASRGLSAGSVWLQRVVTMATPEETLALGLSPGATVSRLHRLRTANEAPMALELAVIPTRFLPDPRTVEGSLYGVLRARGFTPHRALQRLTAVRLTSDQADHLGVQEGTAALYIERRTMMEDGTPLELVRSQYRGDAYDFVVELNMSGGSGPQEPNR; encoded by the coding sequence GTGGACACACGCAGAGCCGACCCCTTCGACAAGGGCGCGATTTCGAGCACGCTGCCCATGCCGCTCTATCTCCAGCTCGCCCGGCACCTGCGAGGCCTCATCGTGGGCGGCCAGCTCGGGCACCTGGATGCGCTCCCTGGAGAGCGGGAGCTGGTGGAGAAGTTCGGCGTCTCGCGCGTCACCGTGCGCAAGGCGCTTCGGGAGCTTCAAACGGAAGGACTGCTGCAGCAGCGCCAGGGCGCGGGCACGTTCGTCAACCGCGTGCCGTACGTGGAGCAGCGGCTGTCGTCGCTCACCAGCTTCTCCGACGACATGGCCTCGCGAGGACTGTCCGCGGGCTCGGTCTGGTTGCAGCGCGTGGTGACGATGGCGACGCCCGAGGAGACGCTGGCCCTGGGCCTGAGCCCCGGCGCGACGGTGAGCCGGCTGCACCGGCTGCGCACCGCGAACGAGGCGCCCATGGCGCTGGAGCTCGCGGTCATCCCCACGCGCTTCCTGCCGGACCCGCGCACGGTGGAGGGCTCGCTGTACGGCGTGCTGCGAGCACGCGGCTTCACGCCGCATCGCGCGCTCCAGCGGCTGACGGCGGTGCGGCTCACCTCCGACCAGGCGGACCACCTGGGCGTGCAGGAGGGCACGGCGGCGCTCTACATCGAGCGGCGCACGATGATGGAGGACGGCACGCCGCTGGAGCTGGTGCGCTCGCAGTACCGCGGTGATGCGTACGACTTCGTGGTGGAGCTGAACATGAGCGGGGGCTCCGGGCCCCAGGAGCCCAACCGATGA